DNA sequence from the Electrophorus electricus isolate fEleEle1 chromosome 19, fEleEle1.pri, whole genome shotgun sequence genome:
CACAACAGTAATATGCCATGAATTCAGAAGCTCACAAATGCAAACCCCTTCCTGGAACAGTAAAGGTGTCAGATTAAATGGCAAATCTCTAAAAGCCATAATATGCCTGCCCTTCTGATGTATCTTGCCTGCACACTCTTGGGGCATGTCCAGAAGCTGAGAGGGAAATGTGATTGGACACTTAAGCTCCCACTGGGCCTCAGAACCAGGAACCGTTCCGTGACAGTTCTTCGGAGAACCTCTCCAAAAGGATCCTATGTGACACCCCAAATGTCAAGGAGGAACTGAAGAATCCCCAAATGGTTCCATCAAAGCTTTAATAAACCCACTAGTTTGCCCTGTTAAAGCCCTGCAGTTTTTCACTGCTCTTGCAATAAACCGAGGAGCAGTTTAAGTCAGAGAAGCAAACGACACACTGGAGACACTGTTCTAGAATTGAATGCTATTATTAGCACAGTTGACCTGCACTGAGGGGTCGCAAGGGAGCCCcgggtgttgttttttttctccctgtgaCCTTCCTGGTAAACATGTATGGTTCCCCCATTCCTGTACTCCCCTCGTGTACACACCCGGTTTTTCCATCATTACAAGTTGTCAAGTTATCTCAACCTAGAGCTGTTAGGACAttatttgctgtgttttatcCAATAGTGAAATGGCTTAAAAGTTACAAACCATAGTTTATTAAGAAAGATGTACCTGCCCAAAACCTTCTTTTCTGTTAAGGTATTGGCCTACAATACTGTAACTAAATATATGGCTTACCTAATAAAATATGTCTACAGAGTTGCACCTAAATTCCTATTTAATTCAAAGCCCCTCTCCATTCTGGGGCTCTAGAGTGTCGTCATGGGAACCGCAAACTCACGGAGTACATAGCCTTGACCATGCGCGTTGCTGTGGAGACGCTGCCTGAGTCTTCCTCCAGGCTGTGGGTCTCTTTGTTTATCGTCTCCACCTTGATGTCTGGCTTACCGAGCGTGACCCCTCGGCGACCTGGAAACGATACAGACATGTGACAGTGCCGTTTGTGCACTGTATAAGTCTTTTGTCCAAAGACAGGCGTTTCTGTGGCCCTTTCTCTGCACGGCCGTCCTCCTGAGTAAAAAGCTTGGCCTTAATTGAGGGTTGTTGGAGGAATTTATGCCTTTGCTCACGATGAAATCCTTCACTTTTACGCACACTTTAATTGACAGCACAACGACTATCAACTTTATCGAGCCAGTAAAAGTTGCAATAAATATCACCCTCTGCACGTGTGgctgtgtgtccgtgtgcttgcgtgtgtacTTACTTCCTTTGCGTTGACGGTACAGGAAAAGGGCTAATGCCAGCAGACAGAGCAACAGCAGTATGGAGCAGCCTACTGTGCCCCCTACAATGACTCCAACATGAATTAtttctgtgagagagaggagaggttcAGCTCGAAACATTCAAGCAAACGCCCTGGACTTGGAAATATACTGGAGTGCAGTCACACTGGAAATAATGTAAGTTATCGAAATGTGATGttctttctcttattttcaCTATCCTCGCCTTCATGTCTTACTAAAGGAGACATTCTACTTGAGCAATGGATCTCTGCCCATTCTGAGCAATTTTACTACTTCCCAGACTTTGATTGTGACTGCACTTTCATAGAGGCCTTTTAAAAAGATGACACTatgctgtgtctctgtgcgtgtgtctgtctgtgcgtgcgctCACCACTTTCCTGCAGCGTGATGATCATGGTCCCTGGGCCGAACGCGTTCCACgctgtgcagttgtaggtgGACTGAAAGTCAGACTCCATGACGCTGTTGATGGTGAGTGTGGAGAGCACGGCCCCTCCTTCTGCGGAGGGCTTGCTCTGCTCCACTGTGTAGCGCTCGGGCAGGGtgcctttctccttctcccacACGTTCTCCTTCCAAGCCCACAcctaacgcacacacatacacagaacagaTTTTCTGAAACAGATCAATGTATCAAATGTGTTGCcactgtggtgctgtggtgACAGTACTGAGGAAAATGAACCTTGCGATTATTGTTGTAATGAACAGGTGCTTATTTGTCTACCTGTCTAATAATACCACAATTTCCTCTCAATCTTAACATTACTGCATTAGTGATATGTTTTAGTTTAAATTCTTACATTTTGATGCCAAAAAATCcttatacacaaatacatttatttggcAGCATGGAGGACAGAAAATGGTGGTTAAgtgtcacattttaaaaactgtactAAAAAGAACTGCATTATTCATAATGAACTTTGAACTTACTTAAACATAAATAACTCCTCAGAAAAGGACTGCATTTGCTGCACGaactacacacatgcaggagCCAAGCACGTGGGGAGTGAGTGGCACATGAGCAGCGAGTAACAGGTGGGGTCAAAACATTTGCGGGGGGCCAGGCACACAAGGAGCATGGGGCCCTATCCcataattcatattttataaatggcCCTGCATGGAGCTGCATGGCCTGCTAGTTGCTCCACATCCCCATCATGCCCAGACAGAAGTGCACTCGAAACGAGGATTATGTTGTGCATTGGTCAGTCTCAGCCGGGGAAAGTGAATGTTGGATGTGCTAGCTGAGGTCAAAGGCCCACTCATTTCACTCATTTTTAATGTGGTTCAGGTAGATGTTCTGAAGTCTTTGTTTCTAAATATGGATGAATagctcacacacagaaatatatattaacacaaacatgcacacacaaacataatatataatatataaatgtatgtgtgtacatatatacattacaaTTTTGTAGCTATTTACATTTGTCTGTCATGCCCCTCATGCTTGGTTTTGTACATTGTAATAAGtgtaaaacagtttaaacagttGTAGGAAAACCTGTTTCTAACAATAAAACATATTCAGAAAAATGCTTGAGCTGAGGTCAGTGCTCCGGGCTGCCAGATCTGACGGgaattactgaattactgaagCAGTCATTACTGAAGCAGTCATTACTAAAATAGTCATTACTGAAGCAGTCATTATTGAAGgggtcattactgaaacagtcATTACTGAAGAGGTCATTACAGAAGTACTCATTACTGAAACATTCATTACTGACGATTTCCTGACTGAAGCGGTCATTACTGAAGCAGTCATTACTGAAGCAGTCATTACTGAAACTGTCATTACTGAAGCAGTCATTACTGACGAGTTCATTACTGAAACAGTCATTACTGAAGAGGTCATTACCGAAGAGGTCATTACTGAAGCAGTCATTACTGAAGCAGTCATTACTGAAAGGGTCATCCCTGGAGCGGTCATTACCGAAGcagtcattactgaaacagtcATTATTGGCGCGGTCATTACTGAAGCAGCCATTACTGAAAGGGTCATCCCTGGAGCGGTCATTACTGAAGCAATCATTACTGAAAGGGTCATCCCTGGAGCGGTCATTACTGAAGCCGTCATTGCTGAAGCAGCATGTGAGAGACTCACGATCTTGTCTGGCGGAGGGGTGCTGGTGGTGTAGCACGtcagctctcctctctctcctctgactgCGTACTGAACGGGCTCACTGGAGATGATGGGGGGACCTGCGCCAAGGGAAAAATGCACATTGCTTCCAACACCTCCGCTACAGGACGAGGCCTGGTACTTTACATCATTTTTACATAATTACTCCTGCAATGAGGAACGATGTCATTGTTAATATCACTTTACTGCAGCTCTGCTGATTGGTATGGGAACAGCACAATGTGTTCAGTATGGAAACAGCACATGATACACTCTTTAGCAGTTCCTGCTTGTTATGCAATATTGCTTATAATCAGGCTGTTTATAGGAGGAAAATCATATTATTGGTGAATGCAGGATGGGAACACTGCAGTCTTTCAGTTTGGTATTTTGTCTGCACAGGCAGGGTCTTGTCTCTGGAGACTGACCGTTGACAGTGAGAGTGACCTCGGTCTCCCCGACGCCGATCCTGGGCACTATGGCTTTGCACACGTATTGGCCAGCGTCAGCCTGGCTCACCGACTTCAAATACAGCTGGTTATTATTACTCAACACCTGTGGACAGGCAGAGGGAAACATTCATTTCACGTTTGCAGTAAGCAAACGTGCTATAACCATGTAATATGACAGAGTGGCCgaaagaaaataacaacacaaacacctacaatATGAAGAGcgtgagtgggggagagagggagtgcatACATTCCATCTTGCATCATGACAGGAAGGAACCGTTTATGTCAAATGGATCGAGGAAGACACCCAAAAGTTAATTATAAGAGAGGATATGGAAGCGTGGCAGAGAGCAGAAGAATTAAAGAGAAACGAAAAAAGGGTGGTCCACAAAAACCTCACCATCAGCCATGGTCTTAGTAAGAAGGTCTCAGTAAAGTTGTAGTTACTATAGTTCAGTGGCTAGAGCAGGTGAAGCAGGACCAGTAACACCAAGGATATGGGTTTGGTTCTCAGGCAGGACTTATACTGTCCTAGTGAGGCTTTCAATAGACAGGCGGAAGAATGACTTCAACGTTTCCATATTAGGGCGTAAAGTGATAATATTAGGGAGTGTAGTTATATCTGAGCCTCTAATTTAAGTGCTGTGCATATTTTTCATGTAGTGCTATCATGctgatatattatatattatattatatattttcaagTCACTCATGTCACTCTGCCAAATACTGCAAATGTAAAGTATCAGAATGAAAGAGTAGCCTGATGGAGAGGAAGAGTTGAACAACAAAGAGCTTTTGCACGATTTCTCACCATACTGGAGCCCTTCTTCGTCCATGTTAGAGTGAGGGGGGGATTCCCCGCCCACTTACAGTTCAGAGTGACGTCCAAGTCCATGTCCACCGATACTGGCTTTGGCTCCACCACCAGGATGGGGCCGACTACAGAGCGTGAAAATGTGAACATGTGGCATAAATTGCAATCTGAACACAAGCCTACTGACTGCACAGAACATTTTGGCTCGTGACGTATTTTGActgtataactatataactataattaGATTCAATTAATAGCATGCAAGTCAATGAGTCTTGGAGGTCCTGCTTACAGTGGACATCCACGAGTATGCTGACGTTGGTGCTCCCCACTGCGTTGAACACCTGGCACGAGACCGGTTCGGTAAAGAAAGAGTGGTCCGCCTTAGtgacaaacacactctctctggcTCCTTGGATAACCACACCACCCTTGGCCCACCTAATGGAGAGGAATTCAAATATTCAAGGTCAAGATAAGTGAGAAATAGCcacattttctcattaataAAAAAAGTCCCACAGAAAACCTTGTACTAGGCCATATTGACCTTGcgttatttgtatttgtatctaGGCAATAAGCAACAGAGTATGAGCTCCAGGTCAGAGGCACTGTGGAAAAGCTACAGACTGGAAGAAACAATGTTTTCTTCCTGGAGCTACAGCTAAAGCAGTGTGCAAGACTGACTGGTCCTTTGAGGCACTGAAGAAACAGCCAtaacaaaacaccaacaaacaggGGAATCGTGGGGCACACATACTTGTAGCCCATTATCGGGGGGTTGGCAGTGGCCTGGCAGGTGAAGGTCACCCTGTCTCCTTCCAGCACAGAGCGTGGCTCAATAGATAACACCACCACAGGAGGGTCTGCCCCAATCAGGATCATGTcatcaacaaaaaacaaaaggacacaTTGCATTACAATTCCACCGTAATGCCGTCTACTCTATGCTCAGTGATAGCAGCACTGGACATGCTGCAATGTGGATGCTGCAGTGTGAACAACCATGTATGTGGACCTCCATGTGATAAGGAGTGGCACAGATATCCCTAAGTCCACAGTCATGCCCAATTTGTGCTAGTGTAAGAGTCCTCTCACACTGATGCATGAGGGTAGATAAGGGGCATGCTTAGGCACATGCGATTCCTGTGCAGGAGACGCACGCCGGGGCAGACTCACGGTGCACATTGAGAGTGACAGAAGCACGTTTGCCCTTGGGCACCGCCTGATTGGTGGCCATGCAGCTGAAGTTCCTCCCTGTGTCGGTGTCCACCGGGAGCACGGGCAGGAAGCTCCGCGTGGTGACTCGCTTCCTGTCTGGCAGCACTTCCtgcagggaaggagagaggagagtggagggcATGTCACTGCTGCGTGCTGCCAATGTTCTGAGAAGGAAGTGAGACTCTGCAGAAGCTCTGCAGAAATGTTTCTAGTTCGATTTGGATACTTCCATTACATGTGCATTTCAACATGTTATGGCATTATGGCAGTTTCTTATAGTTTCTTATATATGAGACCAAGAGCCACAACAGTTAATAGAGAAATGGGCTAaagtgcgtgtgtttgtgtgagtgtgtgtgtgtgtgtgtgtgtttgtgtatctcaCCGTTGTGCTGACTGCGCCCTCTACAGGCAAGCCGTCTTTCTGCCACTCTATCACAGCGGGGGGCTTGGCTCCCCGAGCCATGCAGCTTAGGTTGTGGGATACACCTGCAGTGAGGAGGATCTCTGGGGAACCCTCGATCACTGGCTCATCGGGAGGAACTACACGAGCACACAGAGGCATCATGCTAAGGACAAGCACCATATACATGTAACACAGAACGTTTGGAACAGCAGATACAATGCCATTCCCCATcccacagcaaaaaaaaaaaaaggtactgATAATATGTTAGAATGAAGTTATGCACTTCGGTTCACTCCAAATACAAGCCGTCTCTCCTCTGCCAATAACAGGCACAAGCATATGGTGAGACAtccatacagacagacatacttACTGAGAACAGTGAGTTTGGCTCTGCGAGAACGTAGGGCAGCTTCTGTAGCCTGACACTCGTATAACGAGTCATCGGAGAGCTCGGCAGAAGAGATCTCCAGGTTGTACTGGCCCACGTTTGCCAGCCGCAGCACACGGTACCGCGGCCAGGCTGAAACACACAACGCCTGCCACTTAGTCACCCAACACTCACCAATTCAGCAAGATGGCTTGTGTTTGCAGATGCTGAAGAGCCTAGTCGCAATACATGCGACATATACTTCTTTAATGATTCTTTAATCTACAAATGCCATGGATATAATTTACTCTGTGACAATTCAGTGGACAACGGACAGTAGTATATGAAAAGCACTCTTTCTAAATGGACAGTCTCTAACACAAAGGTTCTCGACTGTAGTCTTGGGTACCCACTGGCCTATCTTGTTTCaagttttctgtatttctgacaTGCTTGAACCCGCTCATGAAGTGCTTAAAAGTGGCTGATGAACTAGATCAGGTGATAGAGGAAGCATGAACCCGTGCAGAGAAGTGAGCCCCCCTGGACTGGAGCTGTGGACTCCTGCTATACTATGTCCTGGGGTACTATATTTGAGCACATGAAATATACGTGTGAAGTAAATGAGAACGTGTTAAGAATGGGATACGTTTGTTTTGATCTTGTAACTGTTTGGTGATATACAAACTCTCACAAGACTAAAGGTACAGAATATCTATATACCTtatacagcaaaataaacagatCATAAAAGATTCgcacacccagacagacagaaagggttTTCTTGTCACCACTAGGTGGCATAAGAGTTCGTTCTCTGTGGCAGAATAAAATCTGCTAGCATTATGACAGGCACTTCTAGCTGCTGCTGCAagagaaatgacagaaatacTGCTGTGGATTACATCATTCTccctcctgtgtctctgtctctcacttgtCTCATCTCTGCATCCTGCATGTGCTGACCTAGTGTATTTTTTGGGTATGTAtgcctttatttgtttataggCATCTATATGTCAAGTGTGCATTGTGTACGTTGGGTTCATCATAATtgcaacctgtgtgtgtgtgtgtgtgtgtgtgtgtgtgtgtgtgtgtgtgtgtgtgtgtacacgtgcgtgtgggtgtgcctgtgtgtgtgtgcgtgtgtgtgtgtgtgtgtgtgtgtgtgtgtgtgtgtgtgcgcgtgtgtgtgtgtgtgtaagtgagtgtaaAAAGAGCGCACCAGTGCCCATTCATACCCAGCCATGGGACAAAGTAGTGAAACATTTCATCAACAATACAAGACTACaaccagaaagagagagggaggaagagggaggaagagggagggagagagaaagagagagccacagagagagacagagagagagagagagatagagagagagagagatttagtgagagagagagacagacagagacagagacagagacagagacagaggttctctttcctctcaagcTTATACTGCAGATCATCTGTCATATTTCAGAAACAGCACTTCCACAGAATGTTCAGGAAGTACATTAACTGGTCCTTTAACACGCTCTGGggaaacacaaactgaaaataagTCTGTCACTATAATGAAATTTGATCTGGCGATTGACTGTCATACAAATAACTGTGAGTAAcgatttgtctttttaaaaattccactATTACAGTGTGACTgtacacatataaatattataatgcaCAACTCTTTTGATGAAGAATGTCAACCTATTAGGCAGTGAACTTGGGAAAATGAAATTTGTAGGCTTATAATAATTGCTAAATAAATTGCATTAATAAGCTATAAATCAAAGTAAATATCCTATGGCCAGAACATCTACTCCGTACTGGCCAGGTAGGTTCTGGGATAGGACCTTCTCAGGCTTAAGGCAGTGGCTGAGTAAAAGTCTATTTGGAATACATAATAATGCCATCCCTGACTTGGCTGTATAAATTGGGGATTGGTGTTTGGGAAATGTAGAATTTTCCTGGCAATCTGTACTACTTGTCAAATTTTGCCTGCATTTATTTGAACAGTGTTTTGTTATTCCATACTGAGTGGCAGTATTTCTTTGGCTATGAACTGCGTTACACCGTCAGTTAACATAGCCATTTGGTACTGTCCCTTTAATATTTAGATGCTGTTTGAGATTGTTCGAGATTACTTTCAGACAGGGTGAGTAAGACAGTTTGCAGTTTGAACAATATTAAGTCATCTAAGTATGCTTTATCTTTAAGTACTTTAGCCTCGAAGTTCTAGCGCAAAACTGAAGCAAAGATTAGATACCAAATGCTGAACTATACATTTTTGGTAAGGGAAAGTGCATTTCATAGTATTCCTCTATACATACTGAAGCTTGTACTCAGTCAGTTTTATCTCAACACATTTGTTGCGACAATAAGCACCGAATTCTTATTGTGTTGGATGCCTTTGAAATCAAATTACTATGGAAAATAATCATGATCAAAGCAAATCATCACAGTCAGCTTAAATTTTCACGATCAAGCAATTATGTTATAATTGTAACAGGCCTAACTGAAAAGTTAATCAaacagtgggggaaaaaagagaaaacaacatgacagagagagagagagagagagagggagagatggctAACCTCGGAGGCCCTCCCCAATGCCCAAGGCAAGCCCATCCTTGGTCCACTGCACGATGCCCGAGTAGTTGAAGACCACACAGGACAACACCACCCTCTGGCCCAGAACCACCGACTGATCTGCTGGTTCCTGAGAGAACCGTGCCATCCATACTGCAACACAAAGGATCATATTAAGCTCCACCAGCATTACAGCATTaaagcacccacacacacacacatacacattctactCTACATTGTAAACACATGCAAACGTTAAAAGGTAGGCGTTTAAAATGCAGCATACATTTTTAGTTCTGAGAATCCAACGCCCAATATTACATTAACATCTCATCAACATTCATGCCACATTCAGTCCGTGGATGTAGAGTGTGCTATCACAGGAGGACGCTGAAGTGGAGGTAACCCCTGGAGATCAAACTAGTGCAACTTTCACACATTAAGGTGCACTGGTAACAAATAATTCTAGTGTAACCATGTCAGAGTGAGACATGCCTCAAATAAACCCAATGTAAgtcaaatgataaaatattaagtTATATCTAATTAAGGAAGTATAGTCTAGGGGATGTACcccaaatgaaatatttaaactaaGGGTGCAGTAAAATGTGAATTCAGCCAAATGTAATCTCTCCCCCAGTGTGAGACATTACAGCCACagactgaaaaaagaaactgcATCAAATGAACACAGCAATAATGAATCTATCGGGCCAGATTGCAGTCGTAGTGTTGCTCGACTGGCGAGAAGTCTATCTTTGACGCAAAGAAATGGCAAGTTTTAATAGATTAGCGAAGTGACATAACAAAATCACACCCGAAAGCAGCAAAACGCAAAGGGAGCAGAGCACAGTTCTTTAAAAGGTTAGGATGGGGAATCGGTCCCTCGAGAGCAAATTCCAGACACATTTCTTCACCCGCAAAACACGATACCCATCTAGGTTCCTCCCTCTTTCTAACAAGTGGAGGGACATgtgaaatggcaaaaaaaaaaaaaagaaactttgtGAAACAATTCATGAGAAGAGCTTTCACTCAAACCCTGCGTTATGTATCTTTAATTGGACCCAATTCAGGAATGTTGTAAATGAAGTACTCAATTTTTCCCTTTGCATTCCGCCCTTCTCTACCAGTCACTGCCTCATGACTCCTCATCGCCTcgttctttcttcctttctaaGACAAGGTTTAGAGGATTCTCTACTGTTATCTCTTATCTTAGGGCCTCTTAAGACTCTGGCGTGTCGTTAAACAGAATGAAGACACTCGGCCCATCTCGCCACGTGCTCTTTGCATTGCTCACATTCTCCTTTTTCCTTACTATTTTCCTGAACTCAGTCCTGCTTTCTATTTCCGTGTCTTGCTCTCTGGTTGGAGGAGGTTTGGAGACACTGTCACAACCCATTTATCACATTAAATAGCAGCCCTCTGGCCCTCtgccccccctccctcttttttctcatTCCTACAGCATTCCTCTGTAaggtctccatctctccctctttcttaaCAACTGGCATATGCCTCATCCACAGTGACCCCACGTGTCTCTCCCATTCTCCCCTGTGTTataccgctctctctctctctctctctctctctctctctctctctctctctctctctctctctctctctctctctctctctctctctctctctctccccccagtGCAATCTTCTTTCATGGTTATTTATAATCACTTTGAATAAAGGGTAATAGAAACAAATAGTGGGGGAAAACACACTAATAGACACAACACAGAACGTCCTGTGCAGACTAATATGGCAGAAAAATACTCATTCCTGCAACTGGGCAGAATCATGGAGCATGAAGACCTACCATCAGCTGAAAAGAAATCGTGGACTTAAAACAGTACTGCTGGACGCTTACCTCAAGTGTGTGGTACTGATGACACCATAAGTCTTCTGCCATGAAACCCTACTTGAGCGTTTGAGCTCTCCTCATGGGAAATATGTTCACaagaatgtaaaatatgttcatTTATAACTGTCGTAATAAACGTAGCATATCTGTTTTGATATATTTGGGAGATACTAGAAAAGAGATGCATAATCTtctctttatgtttttgttaaataactgaaatggaaaaaagaaaaacacttctCGTGGCTTGAGATGGTAAAATGatgcaatttaaaacaataaatagtTTTTTACTGAATGTGTTCTCATTCtcagtgtaatgtaatattcatcaaat
Encoded proteins:
- the kirrel1a gene encoding kin of IRRE-like protein 1a isoform X1; the encoded protein is MKGLLLLSLALSFHRVWMARFSQEPADQSVVLGQRVVLSCVVFNYSGIVQWTKDGLALGIGEGLRAWPRYRVLRLANVGQYNLEISSAELSDDSLYECQATEAALRSRRAKLTVLIPPDEPVIEGSPEILLTAGVSHNLSCMARGAKPPAVIEWQKDGLPVEGAVSTTEVLPDRKRVTTRSFLPVLPVDTDTGRNFSCMATNQAVPKGKRASVTLNVHHPPVVVLSIEPRSVLEGDRVTFTCQATANPPIMGYKWAKGGVVIQGARESVFVTKADHSFFTEPVSCQVFNAVGSTNVSILVDVHFGPILVVEPKPVSVDMDLDVTLNCKWAGNPPLTLTWTKKGSSMVLSNNNQLYLKSVSQADAGQYVCKAIVPRIGVGETEVTLTVNGPPIISSEPVQYAVRGERGELTCYTTSTPPPDKIVWAWKENVWEKEKGTLPERYTVEQSKPSAEGGAVLSTLTINSVMESDFQSTYNCTAWNAFGPGTMIITLQESEIIHVGVIVGGTVGCSILLLLCLLALALFLYRQRKGSRRGVTLGKPDIKVETINKETHSLEEDSGSVSTATRMVKAMYSDPFGEVLRRTVTERFLVLRPSGSLSVQSHFPLSFWTCPKSVQPFKDDIDLKQELRSDTLDTRQDYELKDPTNGYYNVRASTHDEGRPASRSMHYSEYRSSNQPGGAAAVSSSSGAPGATAGPGTPSSLAPGSRAGCYDPRPPSRLSHNSYAQFNTFSRPGQTQQPPPSSGPQTGDFPADCGLLDSTPQLAYDNYSYPAHYPTYRLGFAPSSLATLEGGPAYEMYSVGPSVGAAGSATTPETGLGKYGSSTRFSYTSQHSDYSHRHTQRMQTHV
- the kirrel1a gene encoding kin of IRRE-like protein 1a isoform X3, translating into MKGLLLLSLALSFHRVWMARFSQEPADQSVVLGQRVVLSCVVFNYSGIVQWTKDGLALGIGEGLRAWPRYRVLRLANVGQYNLEISSAELSDDSLYECQATEAALRSRRAKLTVLIPPDEPVIEGSPEILLTAGVSHNLSCMARGAKPPAVIEWQKDGLPVEGAVSTTEVLPDRKRVTTRSFLPVLPVDTDTGRNFSCMATNQAVPKGKRASVTLNVHHPPVVVLSIEPRSVLEGDRVTFTCQATANPPIMGYKWAKGGVVIQGARESVFVTKADHSFFTEPVSCQVFNAVGSTNVSILVDVHFGPILVVEPKPVSVDMDLDVTLNCKWAGNPPLTLTWTKKGSSMVLSNNNQLYLKSVSQADAGQYVCKAIVPRIGVGETEVTLTVNGPPIISSEPVQYAVRGERGELTCYTTSTPPPDKIVWAWKENVWEKEKGTLPERYTVEQSKPSAEGGAVLSTLTINSVMESDFQSTYNCTAWNAFGPGTMIITLQESEIIHVGVIVGGTVGCSILLLLCLLALALFLYRQRKGSRRGVTLGKPDIKVETINKETHSLEEDSGSVSTATRMVKAMYSPFKDDIDLKQELRSDTLDTRQDYELKDPTNGYYNVRASTHDEGRPASRSMHYSEYRSSNQPGGAAAVSSSSGAPGATAGPGTPSSLAPGSRAGCYDPRPPSRLSHNSYAQFNTFSRPGQTQQPPPSSGPQTGDFPADCGLLDSTPQLAYDNYSYPAHYPTYRLGFAPSSLATLEGGPAYEMYSVGPSVGAAGSATTPETGLGKYGSSTRFSYTSQHSDYSHRHTQRMQTHV
- the kirrel1a gene encoding kin of IRRE-like protein 1a isoform X2 gives rise to the protein MKGLLLLSLALSFHRVWMARFSQEPADQSVVLGQRVVLSCVVFNYSGIVQWTKDGLALGIGEGLRAWPRYRVLRLANVGQYNLEISSAELSDDSLYECQATEAALRSRRAKLTVLIPPDEPVIEGSPEILLTAGVSHNLSCMARGAKPPAVIEWQKDGLPVEGAVSTTEVLPDRKRVTTRSFLPVLPVDTDTGRNFSCMATNQAVPKGKRASVTLNVHHPPVVVLSIEPRSVLEGDRVTFTCQATANPPIMGYKWAKGGVVIQGARESVFVTKADHSFFTEPVSCQVFNAVGSTNVSILVDVHFGPILVVEPKPVSVDMDLDVTLNCKWAGNPPLTLTWTKKGSSMVLSNNNQLYLKSVSQADAGQYVCKAIVPRIGVGETEVTLTVNGPPIISSEPVQYAVRGERGELTCYTTSTPPPDKIVWAWKENVWEKEKGTLPERYTVEQSKPSAEGGAVLSTLTINSVMESDFQSTYNCTAWNAFGPGTMIITLQESEIIHVGVIVGGTVGCSILLLLCLLALALFLYRQRKGSRRGVTLGKPDIKVETINKETHSLEEDSGSVSTATRMVKAMYSFLPSVTLSPSSQPFKDDIDLKQELRSDTLDTRQDYELKDPTNGYYNVRASTHDEGRPASRSMHYSEYRSSNQPGGAAAVSSSSGAPGATAGPGTPSSLAPGSRAGCYDPRPPSRLSHNSYAQFNTFSRPGQTQQPPPSSGPQTGDFPADCGLLDSTPQLAYDNYSYPAHYPTYRLGFAPSSLATLEGGPAYEMYSVGPSVGAAGSATTPETGLGKYGSSTRFSYTSQHSDYSHRHTQRMQTHV